TGCCCGATCCCAGGCAACAGGGGGTTTAGTGATTTTGGTTTAGAAGTTTCGGTGAACGTCTTCAGCCGACGCTCCAGACACCAGCAGCGATCTTGAACAGGTCCTGAACGTGAACGGTGTTGCAGAGGAACCAGGCGAAAACGGCACCGCCGCAACCACCGAGCCAGAACCCACTGGTGAAGTCAGCCCAACCGGTTCGGGTGAACAGGTCGGCGGGGGGATTCTCAACCGTCACATCTGCAGGGGGGATGTTGGGTTGCTTGCCGGGCTGGTTGTAGAGCAGGAACAGCAGGCTGAGGATGTGCACGGCGCCAATGGCTGCCAGCAGTCCAGCGGTTTGCTGGTACTCCGTGGCACGCAGGGGGCCGCAGATGGTGAAGGGGCCGTAAAGCAGATAACCGAAGGCTGCACCGGTTTCCAGGCCACGGAAGTTCGGGGAAATCCCGGGGCGGTATAGGGGCAGGTTGTTGATCAGGCCCTTGATGAAATAGCCGCTGTTGACGGGTGTCGCAAGGTTGCCGACGCAGGGATCAGCAGCAGGAGTGACGGTCATGAAATACGAGTGCTGAGGGGTTGAAACGGTCCGCAGGTCGCGGTCACTCGGCAGCGGTGATCACTCGACCAACAAGGACGATGAACACTGCGGGAAAAACGATTCCGGTGATGGGCACGAAAATCGCAGGCAGCCAGGCAGCAGCGAAATCTCCAGTCATGTCGAGGCCAAAAGCTTCGCAGCTACTGTAAGTAGGACCGTTCTGACGGCCTGCTTTAGGCCCCGACGGCGACATAAAAGTTCAATCCGCATGCAGAACGTTCTCCTCCCTGGTGCCGTCGTGCTGCTCACGGTGGTGCTCTGGTTGCGCAGGAAGCCGGTGAAGCCGATGCTCTCCAGCACGGATGCCAGCCGTGTCGCACAGATCAACCGTGCCCAGTTGGAACTGGTGATTGAGTCTGCCGCTGATGGGGAATCCGCTGATGCTTCCCTGGCGTCCTGGACGTCACCGAATACTCCCC
The Synechococcus sp. MU1617 genome window above contains:
- a CDS encoding photosystem I reaction center protein subunit XI; protein product: MTVTPAADPCVGNLATPVNSGYFIKGLINNLPLYRPGISPNFRGLETGAAFGYLLYGPFTICGPLRATEYQQTAGLLAAIGAVHILSLLFLLYNQPGKQPNIPPADVTVENPPADLFTRTGWADFTSGFWLGGCGGAVFAWFLCNTVHVQDLFKIAAGVWSVG
- a CDS encoding photosystem I reaction center subunit VIII; translated protein: MTGDFAAAWLPAIFVPITGIVFPAVFIVLVGRVITAAE